The proteins below come from a single Stomoxys calcitrans chromosome 1, idStoCalc2.1, whole genome shotgun sequence genomic window:
- the LOC106084440 gene encoding microspherule protein 1, with protein sequence MASTTTNDNPSESSATTPIQNLPIELQNEKRRSSSRSIKRKRFDDEIVEYSIGLQSRGEQSRSTRPRTTSQTYVQPVPPTPPLPILQPTTVASPAVTNPTPSSTNTLDKTTTTSVATILPSSTSLPGVSATSVSAPSTSHNLSNVESKQSSGSMATERRRPAKSQQKKTRKSARPPTQITTKDLGRWKPIDDLSLITGILQTNDLRMVHRGTKFSCKFTLSELQARWFSLLYEPALSRIAVAAMRNLHPELVESVQRKALFSVAEEELLSTIKSSDNPKLEQFQELLDKNASVFYSARTPKSLQNHWQMMKQYQLLSDQVVNISDQPLSFSDAEDLILDAELNEQRDESLEIELALADRQNKREIRLLENELSRWNVLVDSMTGVGIAPEFDGQTLAVLRGRLVRYLMRSKEISFGRDAKDCIVDVDLSLEGPATKISRKQGTIKLRSNGDFFIANEGKRPIFIDGVPLITGNKTRLANNCVVEMSGLRFVFLVNYELINAIRHESAKTTSPLN encoded by the exons atggcatcaacaacaacaaatgacaaTCCTAGCGAGTCGTCTGCCACCACCCCAATACAAAATCTGCCAATTGAGCTACAAAACGAGAAAAGACGAAG CTCGTCGCGTTCCATTAAACGTAAACGATTCGACGACGAAATTGTCGAATATAGCATTGGTTTGCAATCACGAGGCGAACAATCGCGTAGCACAAGGCCAAGGACCACTTCACAAACCTATGTACAGCCAGTGCCACCGACACCTCCATTACCAATATTACAACCAACAACAGTTGCATCACCAGCAGTAACCAACCCCACTCCATCTTCTACAAACACTTTGGATAAAACGACAACCACTTCTGTTGCTACAATTCTACCATCGTCAACTTCTTTGCCGGGAGTCAGTGCTACAAGTGTTAGTGCTCCATCAACCTCTCATAATTTATCGAACGTGGAAAGCAAACAGTCAAGTGGCTCCATGGCTACTGAAAGGCGTCGACCTGCAAAATCGCAGCAAAAGAAAACTAGAAAATCTGCACGTCCTCCCACACAAATTACTACCAAAGATTTGGGACGTTGGAAACCAATAGACGATCTCTCTTTAATTACTGGGATACTGCAGACTAACGACTTACGTATGGTGCACAGAGGCACTAAATTTTCATGTAAATTTACATTGTCCGAATTACAAGCCAGATGGTTTTCACTGCTTTATGAGCCAGCACTTTCTAGAATAGCTGTGGCTGCCATGCGTAATTTGCATCCTGAATTGGTAGAGTCGGTACAACGAAAAGCCCTATTTAGTGTTGCTGAAGAGGAACTACTAAGCACAATTAAATCG AGCGATAATCCCAAGCTAGAACAGTTTCAAGAGcttttggataaaaatgcctCAGTTTTTTATAGTGCTCGCACACcaaaatctttacaaaatcaTTGGCAAATGATGAAGCAATATCAGCTTCTTTCCGATCAGGTAGTGAATATTAGTGATCAACCCTTAAGTTTCTCAGATGCTGAAGATTTGATTTTGGACGCTGAACTTAATGAACAAAGAGATGAGTCATTGGAAATCGAGCTGGCATTGGCCGACAGACAAAACAAACGTGAAATACGTTTACTGGAAAATGAACTTAGCAGATGGAATGTCTTGGTTGACTCAATGACAGGTGTAGGCATAGCTCCAGAATTTGACGGTCAAACGTTGGCCGTTTTAAGAGGTCGTTTAGTTCGTTACCTTATGCGTTCAAAGGAGATCTCATTTGGACGCGATGCTAAGGACTGCATAGTGGATGTGGATTTATCTTTGGAAGGTCCCGCTACAAAAATTTCGCGTAAACAGGGAACAATAAAGCTGCGCAGTAACGGTGATTTTTTTATTGCTAATGAAGGCAAACGACCCATTTTCATAGACGGTGTACCATTGATAACGGGCAACAAAACTCGTTTGGCAAACAATTGCGTTGTAGAG atGTCGGGCTTGAGATTTGTTTTCCTGGTCAACTATGAACTTATCAATGCTATACGCCATGAAAGTGCAAAGACAACTTCACCATTAAATTAA
- the LOC106084462 gene encoding uncharacterized protein LOC106084462 isoform X1 yields MSRLFQFDNPHLNGKMDIPSETTLDSGANSLNENTVIIRLDKERVPFIKNSEYSNHTHLRDATGNSLENYTNDNEEFNKTSSLDNRISRPMEKLTLGNMMDTSSVPQRRNVAARTLADNHPLMLSPTGSETDYNDHEVRLANEKNSESKKNYPDVVPSQEHIRIPQELNPLDENQVSALHTKNVNYDTLTKENNRPEKIKGCIGQTLKPNDLKIAAFRTSSPDLLSSGSEVNISQYQATVDANNQTVALMPKNGQLECNSLVVANVAGAQNKHLKNARKAEDISSLDSISNHSFDGDEEHHNLASLSPSSSIIDGLDDDDDDDDCEGPELLPDDDDDLRSHGGILTPTPLNRDIGDLSINQLPQYSAAEERRDSRNWQKITLPDGRTRDIDMRVIEPYKRVLSHGGYLKAGGHNAIVIFCACHLPDRSRTDYSYVMDNLFLYVVKTLEQLVTDDYVLIYLHGGSSRRNMPSFPWLKKCYQLLDRRLRKSLKNMYLVHPTFWIKSIIWMTRPFVSTKFWRKLVYVKSLDELSLYVTALEKAAIPEKVKQYDSKKH; encoded by the exons ATGAG TCGTCTTTTCCAGTTCGACAATCCTCATTTAAATGGTAAGATGGATATTCCCTCCGAGACTACATTGGACTCGGGAGCTAATTCGTTGAACGAAAATACGGTTATTATAAGGCTAGACAAAGAGCGTGTACCATTTATAAAAAACTCCGAGTATAGTAATCATACACACTTAAGGGATGCAACAGGAAACTCCCTTGAAAATTACACCAATGACAACGAAGAATTTAATAAGACATCATCATTAGATAATCGCATTTCCAGACCTATGGAAAAATTGACTCTAGGCAATATGATGGACACATCATCAGTACCACAAAGGCGTAACGTAGCAGCAAGGACTTTAGCCGATAATCATCCGTTAATGCTTTCCCCGACTGGTTCAGAGACAGATTACAATGATCATGAAGTCCGGCtggcaaatgaaaaaaattccgAAAGCAAGAAAAATTATCCGGATGTTGTCCCAAGTCAAGAACATATACGTATACCTCAGGAGTTGAATCCTTTAGATGAAAATCAAGTCAGTGCATTGCATACAAAAAACGTCAACTATGACACATTGACTAAAGAAAATAATAGGCCTGAAAAAATTAAAGGTTGTATTGGGCAAACCTTAAAACCTAATGACTTGAAGATTGCCGCTTTTAGGACAAGTAGTCCTGATTTGCTTAGCAGTGGATCTGAGGTTAATATATCACAATACCAGGCTACTGTTGATGCAAATAATCAAACTGTAGCGTTAATGCCGAAAAATGGCCAATTGGAGTGTAACAGTCTGGTAGTTGCAAATGTAGCAGGTGCACAAAATAAACATTTGAAGAACGCTCGAAAAGCCGAGGATATTTCATCGCTGGATTCAATTTCTAATCATAGCTTTGATGGCGACGAGGAACATCATAACTTAGCTTCGCTTAGCCCCTCAAGTTCCATCATCGATGGTttggatgatgatgacgatgatgatgattgtgAGGGACCAGAATTGTTAcccgatgacgatgatgatctGCGCAGTCATGGTGGCATATTGACACCAACGCCATTAAACAGAGACATAGGTGATTTATCTATTAATCAGTTGCCCCAATACTCTGCAGCTGAGGAGAGACGTGATTCTCGAAATTGGCAAAAGATCACTTTACCAGACGGCCGAACGCGTGATATTGATATGCGTGTCATAGAACCATACAAGCGTGTTCTATCTCATGGTGGTTATCTTAAAGCCGGCGGTCACAATGCTATCGTAATTTTTTGTGCTTGCCATTTGCCGGATCGCTCGCGTACCGACTATAGTTATGTCATGGACAATCTATTCCTATATGTGGTTAAAACATTGGAACAATTGGTAACCGACGATTATGTATTGATTTATTTGCACGGTGGTTCAAGTCGTCGCAATATGCCATCTTTCCCGTGGCTAAAAAA GTGCTACCAACTCTTGGACCGACGTTtaagaaaaagtttaaaaaatatgtatctTGTACATCCAACTTTCTGGATAAAATCTATTATATGGATGACACGGCCATTTGTAAG CACCAAATTTTGGCGTAAATTAGTGTATGTGAAGTCACTGGATGAATTATCGCTTTATGTTACAGCATTGGAAAAAGCCGCCATACCAGAAAAAGTTAAGCAATACGATTCTAAAAAGCATTGA
- the LOC106084462 gene encoding uncharacterized protein LOC106084462 isoform X2: protein MDIPSETTLDSGANSLNENTVIIRLDKERVPFIKNSEYSNHTHLRDATGNSLENYTNDNEEFNKTSSLDNRISRPMEKLTLGNMMDTSSVPQRRNVAARTLADNHPLMLSPTGSETDYNDHEVRLANEKNSESKKNYPDVVPSQEHIRIPQELNPLDENQVSALHTKNVNYDTLTKENNRPEKIKGCIGQTLKPNDLKIAAFRTSSPDLLSSGSEVNISQYQATVDANNQTVALMPKNGQLECNSLVVANVAGAQNKHLKNARKAEDISSLDSISNHSFDGDEEHHNLASLSPSSSIIDGLDDDDDDDDCEGPELLPDDDDDLRSHGGILTPTPLNRDIGDLSINQLPQYSAAEERRDSRNWQKITLPDGRTRDIDMRVIEPYKRVLSHGGYLKAGGHNAIVIFCACHLPDRSRTDYSYVMDNLFLYVVKTLEQLVTDDYVLIYLHGGSSRRNMPSFPWLKKCYQLLDRRLRKSLKNMYLVHPTFWIKSIIWMTRPFVSTKFWRKLVYVKSLDELSLYVTALEKAAIPEKVKQYDSKKH, encoded by the exons ATGGATATTCCCTCCGAGACTACATTGGACTCGGGAGCTAATTCGTTGAACGAAAATACGGTTATTATAAGGCTAGACAAAGAGCGTGTACCATTTATAAAAAACTCCGAGTATAGTAATCATACACACTTAAGGGATGCAACAGGAAACTCCCTTGAAAATTACACCAATGACAACGAAGAATTTAATAAGACATCATCATTAGATAATCGCATTTCCAGACCTATGGAAAAATTGACTCTAGGCAATATGATGGACACATCATCAGTACCACAAAGGCGTAACGTAGCAGCAAGGACTTTAGCCGATAATCATCCGTTAATGCTTTCCCCGACTGGTTCAGAGACAGATTACAATGATCATGAAGTCCGGCtggcaaatgaaaaaaattccgAAAGCAAGAAAAATTATCCGGATGTTGTCCCAAGTCAAGAACATATACGTATACCTCAGGAGTTGAATCCTTTAGATGAAAATCAAGTCAGTGCATTGCATACAAAAAACGTCAACTATGACACATTGACTAAAGAAAATAATAGGCCTGAAAAAATTAAAGGTTGTATTGGGCAAACCTTAAAACCTAATGACTTGAAGATTGCCGCTTTTAGGACAAGTAGTCCTGATTTGCTTAGCAGTGGATCTGAGGTTAATATATCACAATACCAGGCTACTGTTGATGCAAATAATCAAACTGTAGCGTTAATGCCGAAAAATGGCCAATTGGAGTGTAACAGTCTGGTAGTTGCAAATGTAGCAGGTGCACAAAATAAACATTTGAAGAACGCTCGAAAAGCCGAGGATATTTCATCGCTGGATTCAATTTCTAATCATAGCTTTGATGGCGACGAGGAACATCATAACTTAGCTTCGCTTAGCCCCTCAAGTTCCATCATCGATGGTttggatgatgatgacgatgatgatgattgtgAGGGACCAGAATTGTTAcccgatgacgatgatgatctGCGCAGTCATGGTGGCATATTGACACCAACGCCATTAAACAGAGACATAGGTGATTTATCTATTAATCAGTTGCCCCAATACTCTGCAGCTGAGGAGAGACGTGATTCTCGAAATTGGCAAAAGATCACTTTACCAGACGGCCGAACGCGTGATATTGATATGCGTGTCATAGAACCATACAAGCGTGTTCTATCTCATGGTGGTTATCTTAAAGCCGGCGGTCACAATGCTATCGTAATTTTTTGTGCTTGCCATTTGCCGGATCGCTCGCGTACCGACTATAGTTATGTCATGGACAATCTATTCCTATATGTGGTTAAAACATTGGAACAATTGGTAACCGACGATTATGTATTGATTTATTTGCACGGTGGTTCAAGTCGTCGCAATATGCCATCTTTCCCGTGGCTAAAAAA GTGCTACCAACTCTTGGACCGACGTTtaagaaaaagtttaaaaaatatgtatctTGTACATCCAACTTTCTGGATAAAATCTATTATATGGATGACACGGCCATTTGTAAG CACCAAATTTTGGCGTAAATTAGTGTATGTGAAGTCACTGGATGAATTATCGCTTTATGTTACAGCATTGGAAAAAGCCGCCATACCAGAAAAAGTTAAGCAATACGATTCTAAAAAGCATTGA